In the Desulfobacterales bacterium genome, GGCTACCCGGTGGCCCCGGCGGTGCTGGGCCTGGTGCTGGGGGACCTGGCGGAACTGTCGCTGCGGCGCTCGCTGCTGCTGTCCTTCGGCAGTCCCCTTATCCTGGTCACCCGGCCCATCAGCGTGGTGCTGCTGGCAGGCGCGCTGGTATCCATCGTTTATCCCCTGCTCAAAAAACCGAAAATCCTGCAGGATGTCGGGTGAAACAACGGTTGTCAAGCCTGCTGTTGACACGGATAATGAAATCCATCTGAACAAATAAGGAAGCATAATTATTAGGACAAAAAAATGGCTCAACGGGCGATCAGAGAGTATGATGCCAAGCGGATGCTGGCAAGGTACTGGACGGAGTATTTCGGCAAAGAAAATCCATACGGGGGTGCGGGGGTTCTGGTGACGCCTGAAACCCATCTTGAGACACTGTCCGAGCAACACGGCTGGCTGCTTCAAAAAAAACTGGTGGTCAAACCGGATCAGCTTTTTGGAAAACGCGGCAAACATAATTTGGTATTGGTGGACGCGACACTGGACAAAGCCCTTGACTGGATCAGAGAGCGGATGAACAGGGATGTGACCATCGGCGCGGTGACCGATAAGCTCACGCATTTTCTGATAGAGGAGCATGTCCCCCATGAGGAAGAGTATTATGTGGCCATCAAGTCTGAAAGGGAAGAGGATCAGATCTATTTTTCCACCCAGGGCGGCATGGACATTGAAGCGCTCTGGCACACGGTTATAACGATCAAGGTGCCGGTGCTAGCGGATATCGACGATCAGGAAGTGTTGCGTAAACTGCCCCAGGACCTTCCGGTAAAGCGCAGGCAGCTTCTGGCAAATTTTATTAAGGGATTGTTTCGATTTTATGCCGACATGAGCTTTACCTATCTTGAGATCAATCCGTTTATTTTTTCGGGGGATAGCATTGTCCCGCTTGATCTGGTGGCCCGGCTCGATGACACGGCCT is a window encoding:
- a CDS encoding tripartite tricarboxylate transporter permease, with protein sequence LTVGGIRLFLQLNKLPYSVFSAAIMILCTIGAFGISNNMDELYLMFAFGVIGYFMRKYGYPVAPAVLGLVLGDLAELSLRRSLLLSFGSPLILVTRPISVVLLAGALVSIVYPLLKKPKILQDVG
- a CDS encoding ATP citrate lyase citrate-binding domain-containing protein yields the protein MAQRAIREYDAKRMLARYWTEYFGKENPYGGAGVLVTPETHLETLSEQHGWLLQKKLVVKPDQLFGKRGKHNLVLVDATLDKALDWIRERMNRDVTIGAVTDKLTHFLIEEHVPHEEEYYVAIKSEREEDQIYFSTQGGMDIEALWHTVITIKVPVLADIDDQEVLRKLPQDLPVKRRQLLANFIKGLFRFYADMSFTYLEINPFIFSGDSIVPLDLVARLDDTAFFQSGKKWGDLEFPAPFGRRLTQEEAHVKELDRKSGASMKLSVLNPAGRIWTMVAGGGASVIYADTVVDLGFGKELANYGEYSGNPSTDETYEYAKTVLDLMCRTEDPRGKVLIIGGGIANFTDVASTFTGIIKAIREYAQKLIDTKVSIYVRRGGPNYGTGLNNMKMLGRSLGIPIHVYGPELHMTRIVKTALLAKEAENA